A DNA window from Camelina sativa cultivar DH55 chromosome 13, Cs, whole genome shotgun sequence contains the following coding sequences:
- the LOC109128399 gene encoding uncharacterized protein LOC109128399, protein MNFNVKTAAERLLIQLNELDEIRMDAYENAKIYKERTKALHDRKIIPRNFDANDLVLLFNSRLKIFPGNLRSRWSAPFRIKEVMPYGAVVLWDQEGKDFTVNGQRLKPYLADHDPIEATLQLEEPQAA, encoded by the coding sequence ATGAACTTCAACGTCAAGACGGCAGCAGAGAGACTCCTTATTCAGCTGAATGAGCTTGATGAAATCCGTATGGATGCTTATGAGAATGCCAAAATATACAAGGAACGTACCAAGGCCTTACACGACAGAAAGATTATTCCCAGGAACTTTGATGCAAATGATTTGGTTCTTCTCTTCAACTCAAGGCTGAAGATTTTTCCCGGGAATTTGCGTTCTCGCTGGTCTGCCCCTTTTCGAATCAAGGAGGTCATGCCTTATGGTGCCGTTGTGCTTTGGGACCAAGAAGGAAAAGACTTTACTGTTAATGGCCAACGTCTTAAGCCATACCTTGCGGATCATGATCCAATAGAGGCTACCCTTCAACTGGAGGAGCCTCAAGCTGCTTAG